The proteins below come from a single Perca flavescens isolate YP-PL-M2 chromosome 8, PFLA_1.0, whole genome shotgun sequence genomic window:
- the LOC114559650 gene encoding myosin-13 — MSTDAEMATYGKAAIYLRKPERERIEAQTAPFDAKSACYVADVKELYLKAKIIKKDGDKVTVETLDTKEERVVKEADVYPMNPPKYDKIEDMAMMTHLNEASVLYNLKERYAAWMIYVRQSA; from the exons ATGAGTACGGACGCAGAGATGGCCACTTATGGCAAAGCTGCCATTTACCTTCGTAAGCCAGAAAGGGAGAGAATTGAGGCTCAAACTGCACCGTTTGATGCCAAGAGTGCCTGCTACGTGGCCGATGTCAAGGAGCTGTACTTGAAGGCAAAAATCATCAAGAAAGATGGTGACAAAGTAACCGTCGAAACCCTGGACACTAAGGAG GAGAGGGTAGTGAAAGAAGCTGACGTCTATCCAATGAACCCTCCCAAGTATGACAAGATTGAGGACATGGCCATGATGACCCATCTCAATGAAGCCTCTGTGCTGTATAACCTCAAAGAGCGTTATGCAGCATGGATGATCTATGTAAGACAATCTGCCTGA